Within Paenibacillus sp. RUD330, the genomic segment GACGCCGATCGACGAGATCATGCTGACCAGCACGATGAGCACGTAATCCGACCAGCCCAGCGGCACGCTGTACACCTGGGCGACGAATACCGCCACGACGGCAGGCCATACGCCGCCGCAGCCGTTCATGTTCATCGTCGCGCCGAGCGGAGCGACGAAGCTGGCGATGCGCGGCGATACGCGCAGCCTCTTGGTGATGACCTCGAGGTTGACCGGCAGCGTCGCGTAGCTGCTGCGAGTCGTGAAGGCGACCGCGAGCGTCGGATAGATTTTGCGGAGGAACTTGAATGGATTCAGCCTCGCGCCGAACGTCACCAGCGCTCCGAAGGTAAGGATGAAGTGCAGCAGCAGCGCGATATACGTCGCGATGATGAGCGTGATAAGCGGCTTGAGCGTCTCTGCGCCGTACTTGGCGGCCATGGAGCCGATCAGCGCGTATACGCCGTACGGAGTCAAGCGGATGATGTACTTGGTCACCTGATTCATGACCTGCTTTAGCGATTCGATGACCTGGCGCACCGGCTCGACCGCTTCCGGCTTGCGGGAGCTGAGATGCACGATCGCCACCGCGACGAAAATGGAGAAGATCAGCACCGGCACGACTTTGCCGTCCGCCATATCCCCGATCGGATTCGACGGAACCAGATTCAGGATGACCTCCGAGAAGGTCGGAATGGCACGCGATTCGTAGCCTTCCGGCACGCTTTGGGCGATGCCCGTTCCCGGGTTCGCGACCAGAGCGACGACAAGCCCGATGAGGGCTGCGATTCCGGTCGTAACCAGGAACAGCAGGATGGTCTTCGTCCCGATCTTGCGCAGCTGCCCGAGATTCGAGATCGAGGTGATGCTGGAAATGACAAGCACGGCGACGAGCGGAATGACGAGCATCTTGATCAGGTTGACGTAGATGGACCCGATCGTGCCGATGCTGGTCGCATCCAGCTCGAGGGCGTTCAGCGTGATGCCGACGGCCAGACCGATTCCGAGCGCGATCAGAACGCGGTAGCCGAAGTTCACGCGGCGCCGCGCCAGCCACACGAGCAGGCCGATGACGACAATAGAGACAAGCAAGCTGATCCAGTTTGTTTGTATGGCATGGATCAGGTTATTATTTGGAACCAAGCAGCTCAACTCCCTTATTCCTATCATGTTACTATGATATAGTATATTAGTTACATCTAAGGTATATGTCAACTACTTTTAACCCCGTGAACTTCTTCCTTATCCTAGAAAGCAAAAAAACGGAGACCTCGAGGTCTCCGATGCTTGAGTGGTCCGTTTGAATTGTCAGGC encodes:
- a CDS encoding dicarboxylate/amino acid:cation symporter is translated as MVPNNNLIHAIQTNWISLLVSIVVIGLLVWLARRRVNFGYRVLIALGIGLAVGITLNALELDATSIGTIGSIYVNLIKMLVIPLVAVLVISSITSISNLGQLRKIGTKTILLFLVTTGIAALIGLVVALVANPGTGIAQSVPEGYESRAIPTFSEVILNLVPSNPIGDMADGKVVPVLIFSIFVAVAIVHLSSRKPEAVEPVRQVIESLKQVMNQVTKYIIRLTPYGVYALIGSMAAKYGAETLKPLITLIIATYIALLLHFILTFGALVTFGARLNPFKFLRKIYPTLAVAFTTRSSYATLPVNLEVITKRLRVSPRIASFVAPLGATMNMNGCGGVWPAVVAVFVAQVYSVPLGWSDYVLIVLVSMISSIGVAGVPGPASISTTVVLTALGLPLEGLGLVLAIDAVVDMGRTALNASGTTVSTLLVAVSEGEFDRESYERDEEDELELSHA